In Hevea brasiliensis isolate MT/VB/25A 57/8 chromosome 13, ASM3005281v1, whole genome shotgun sequence, a single genomic region encodes these proteins:
- the LOC110669676 gene encoding polycomb group protein EMBRYONIC FLOWER 2 isoform X6, translating to MPGIPLVARETSSHTRSTDQMCREDGRLPLSAEEEMAAEESLSTYCKPVELYNILQRRAIRNPSFLQRCLNYKIQAKHKRRIQVMISPFVTVNGSLLSCSLFPLYILLARTSSDIGITEYSAVYRFRRACVLTNFSGVEGSTQAQVNFILPEINKLALEAKSGSLAILFVSFAGAQSPVHGVDLSKGHSENVGGCCLLGTIPLESLYMSLEKSPNLSLGQRVEVTSQVDMKSCFLKLTCFNDDKCLSIQIPYVSEAVNTSQRIQVNISAEEVGTKEKSPYHSYTCGDISSSLSHIIRLRAGNVIFNYSYYNNKLQKTEVTEDFSCPFCLVKCASFKGLRYHLPSSHDLFNFEFWVTEEFQAVNISVKTDTWRSEIVADGVDPKQQTFFFCSKKPKHKRHKNLVHVHPFILESNLAGTEHVPSSFDVVGVSGSAAQAYPDPECVQSASGNNFAPPAMLQFAKTRKLSIERSDLRNRTLLHKRQFFHSHRAQPMAIEQVLSDRDSEDEVDDDVADFEDRRMLDDFVDVTKDEKQMMHLWNSFVRKQRVLADGHIPWACEAFSRLHGHDLARAPALLWCWRLFMIKLWNHGLLDGRTMNKCNITLEQYQKQVPDPMKS from the exons ATGCCGGGCATCCCTTTAGTGGCTCGTGAAACCTCATC CCATACAAGAAGCACGGATCAAATGTGCCGTGAAGATGGTCGTCTGCCTTTATCTGCAGAAGAGGAAATGGCAGCTGAAGAGAGTCTTTCCACATATTGCAAGCCTGTCGAACTCTATAACATCCTCCAGCGTCGTGCAATAAGAAAT CCATCATTTCTACAAAGATGTTTGAACTACAAAATACAGGCAAAGCACAAAAGGAG AATACAAGTGATGATTTCCCCGTTTGTGACTGTGAATGGAAGTTTACTGTCTTGTAGTCTGTTTCCTTTGTACATTTTATTGGCAAGAACATCTTCTGACATTGGGATTACTGAG TATTCTGCAGTCTATCGCTTTCGTCGAGCATGTGTTTTGACAAACTTCTCTGGAGTAGAGGGAAGTACCCAAGCTCAAGTAAATTTTATTCTCCCTGAAATTAACAAGTTAGCATTGGAGGCCAAGTCTGGTTCACTTGCTATCTTGTTTGTTAGCTTTG CTGGAGCCCAAAGTCCTGTGCATGGAGTTGATTTATCCAAAGGTCATTCAG AAAATGTTGGTGGATGCTGCCTTTTGGGCACAATACCACTGGAATCACTCTATATGTCATTGGAGAAGTCACCAAACCTGAGTTTGGGACAAAGGGTGGAAGTGACATCTCAGGTTGACATGAAATCATGCTTCTTGAAG TTAACTTGTTTCAATGACGACAAATGCCTTTCGATTCAAATTCCATATGTTTCTGAAGCTGTG AATACATCACAACGCATTCAAGTCAACATTTCTGCAGAGGAGGTTGGGACTAAGGAAAAATCTCCTTATCATTCATACACATGTGGCGACATTTCTTCATCATTATCTCATATTATTCG GTTGAGGGCTGGAAATGTCATCTTCAACTACAGTTATTACAATAATAAGTTGCAAAAGACTGAAG TAACTGAAGACTTTTCATGCCCATTCTGCTTGGTAAAATGTGCTAGTTTTAAG GGTCTAAGATATCATTTGCCTTCATCACATGATCTCTTCAACTTTGAATTTTGG GTGACTGAGGAGTTTcaagctgtaaatatatcagTGAAGACTGATACTTGGAGATCTGAG ATTGTTGCTGATGGTGTTGATCCAAAACAACAAACATTTTTCTTTTG CTCAAAGAAGCCAAAGCACAAAAGACACAAGAACCTTGTTCATGTACATCCATTCATCCTTGAGTCTAACTTAG CAGGTACAGAACATGTTCCTTCCAGCTTTGATGTTGTTGGGGTTTCAGGATCTGCAGCGCAAGCATATCCTGATCCTGAATGTGTTCAATCAGCGTCTGGGAACAATTTTGCACCCCCTGCCATGTTGCAATTTGCAAAGACACGAAAATTATCTATTGAACGGTCTGACCTGAGAAA CCGTACTCTCCTTCACAAACGACAGTTTTTCCACTCGCATAGAGCTCAG CCAATGGCAATTGAGCAAGTATTGTCAGATCGGGATAGTGAGGATGAGGTTGATGATGATGTTGCAGATTTTGAAGATAGAAGG ATGCTTGATGATTTTGTGGATGTTACTAAAGATGAAAAGCAAATGATGCACTTGTGGAACTCCTTTGTGAGGAAGCAACG TGTCCTGGCAGATGGTCATATTCCTTGGGCATGCGAGGCTTTCTCAAGATTACATGGGCATGATCTTGCCCGAGCCCCAGCCCTACTTTG GTGTTGGAGATTATTTATGATCAAACTATGGAATCATGGTCTCCTAGATGGCCGCACTATGAATAAGTGTAATATTACTCTGGAGCAATACCAAAAGCAGGTCCCAGATCCTATGAAAAGCTAA
- the LOC110669676 gene encoding polycomb group protein EMBRYONIC FLOWER 2 isoform X5, which produces MCREDGRLPLSAEEEMAAEESLSTYCKPVELYNILQRRAIRNPSFLQRCLNYKIQAKHKRRIQVMISPFVTVNGSLLSCSLFPLYILLARTSSDIGITEYSAVYRFRRACVLTNFSGVEGSTQAQVNFILPEINKLALEAKSGSLAILFVSFAGAQSPVHGVDLSKGHSENVGGCCLLGTIPLESLYMSLEKSPNLSLGQRVEVTSQVDMKSCFLKLTCFNDDKCLSIQIPYVSEAVNTSQRIQVNISAEEVGTKEKSPYHSYTCGDISSSLSHIIRLRAGNVIFNYSYYNNKLQKTEVTEDFSCPFCLVKCASFKGLRYHLPSSHDLFNFEFWVTEEFQAVNISVKTDTWRSEIVADGVDPKQQTFFFCSKKPKHKRHKNLVHVHPFILESNLGIGASCILDKAYGRKDLPNAIVGDVAGTEHVPSSFDVVGVSGSAAQAYPDPECVQSASGNNFAPPAMLQFAKTRKLSIERSDLRNRTLLHKRQFFHSHRAQPMAIEQVLSDRDSEDEVDDDVADFEDRRMLDDFVDVTKDEKQMMHLWNSFVRKQRVLADGHIPWACEAFSRLHGHDLARAPALLWCWRLFMIKLWNHGLLDGRTMNKCNITLEQYQKQVPDPMKS; this is translated from the exons ATGTGCCGTGAAGATGGTCGTCTGCCTTTATCTGCAGAAGAGGAAATGGCAGCTGAAGAGAGTCTTTCCACATATTGCAAGCCTGTCGAACTCTATAACATCCTCCAGCGTCGTGCAATAAGAAAT CCATCATTTCTACAAAGATGTTTGAACTACAAAATACAGGCAAAGCACAAAAGGAG AATACAAGTGATGATTTCCCCGTTTGTGACTGTGAATGGAAGTTTACTGTCTTGTAGTCTGTTTCCTTTGTACATTTTATTGGCAAGAACATCTTCTGACATTGGGATTACTGAG TATTCTGCAGTCTATCGCTTTCGTCGAGCATGTGTTTTGACAAACTTCTCTGGAGTAGAGGGAAGTACCCAAGCTCAAGTAAATTTTATTCTCCCTGAAATTAACAAGTTAGCATTGGAGGCCAAGTCTGGTTCACTTGCTATCTTGTTTGTTAGCTTTG CTGGAGCCCAAAGTCCTGTGCATGGAGTTGATTTATCCAAAGGTCATTCAG AAAATGTTGGTGGATGCTGCCTTTTGGGCACAATACCACTGGAATCACTCTATATGTCATTGGAGAAGTCACCAAACCTGAGTTTGGGACAAAGGGTGGAAGTGACATCTCAGGTTGACATGAAATCATGCTTCTTGAAG TTAACTTGTTTCAATGACGACAAATGCCTTTCGATTCAAATTCCATATGTTTCTGAAGCTGTG AATACATCACAACGCATTCAAGTCAACATTTCTGCAGAGGAGGTTGGGACTAAGGAAAAATCTCCTTATCATTCATACACATGTGGCGACATTTCTTCATCATTATCTCATATTATTCG GTTGAGGGCTGGAAATGTCATCTTCAACTACAGTTATTACAATAATAAGTTGCAAAAGACTGAAG TAACTGAAGACTTTTCATGCCCATTCTGCTTGGTAAAATGTGCTAGTTTTAAG GGTCTAAGATATCATTTGCCTTCATCACATGATCTCTTCAACTTTGAATTTTGG GTGACTGAGGAGTTTcaagctgtaaatatatcagTGAAGACTGATACTTGGAGATCTGAG ATTGTTGCTGATGGTGTTGATCCAAAACAACAAACATTTTTCTTTTG CTCAAAGAAGCCAAAGCACAAAAGACACAAGAACCTTGTTCATGTACATCCATTCATCCTTGAGTCTAACTTAGGTATTGGAGCCTCTTGTATCCTTGATAAGGCTTATg GCAGGAAGGATTTGCCTAATGCCATCGTTGGTGATGTAGCAGGTACAGAACATGTTCCTTCCAGCTTTGATGTTGTTGGGGTTTCAGGATCTGCAGCGCAAGCATATCCTGATCCTGAATGTGTTCAATCAGCGTCTGGGAACAATTTTGCACCCCCTGCCATGTTGCAATTTGCAAAGACACGAAAATTATCTATTGAACGGTCTGACCTGAGAAA CCGTACTCTCCTTCACAAACGACAGTTTTTCCACTCGCATAGAGCTCAG CCAATGGCAATTGAGCAAGTATTGTCAGATCGGGATAGTGAGGATGAGGTTGATGATGATGTTGCAGATTTTGAAGATAGAAGG ATGCTTGATGATTTTGTGGATGTTACTAAAGATGAAAAGCAAATGATGCACTTGTGGAACTCCTTTGTGAGGAAGCAACG TGTCCTGGCAGATGGTCATATTCCTTGGGCATGCGAGGCTTTCTCAAGATTACATGGGCATGATCTTGCCCGAGCCCCAGCCCTACTTTG GTGTTGGAGATTATTTATGATCAAACTATGGAATCATGGTCTCCTAGATGGCCGCACTATGAATAAGTGTAATATTACTCTGGAGCAATACCAAAAGCAGGTCCCAGATCCTATGAAAAGCTAA